The sequence CCATTCGTGCAGGTCGGAACTTACCCGACAAGGAATTTCGCTACCTTAGGACCGTTATAGTTACGGCCGCCGTTTACTGGGGCTTCGGTTCACTGCTTCGCCTGTAAACAAGCTGACAGATCCCCTTAACCTTCCAGCACCGGGCAGGTGTCACTCCCTATACTTCGACTTAAATCGTCTTTGCAGAGAGATGTGTTTTTGCTAAACAGTCGCTCGACTCTTTTCACTGCGGCCTACCGAAGTAGGCACCCCTTCTCCCGAAGTTACGGGGCTATTTTGCCGAGTTCCTTAGCTGCGTCTCACTCGAGCACCTTAGAATACTCATCCCATCTACCTGTGTCGGTTTACGGTACGGTCAAATCATGTCGTCCCATAGAGGTTTTTCTCGACAGCATGATTAGGGCGAGTTGTGGCCCTTACGGGCACCCTGTTCGTGTTTCAGCCGTCACGGAGCGCGGATTTGCCTACACTCCAGCCTACGCACTTAAACCACCACTTCCGTCAGGTGGCTCGCCTTTCACTTCTGTGTCACCCCATAGGTGATAACCTTCATGATTCGGTACAGGAATATTAACCTGTTTTCCATCGGCTACGCCTTTCGGCCTCACCTTAGGACCCGACTAACCCTGAGTTGATTAACATTGCCCAGGAAACCTTAGATTTTCGGTGACAAAGTTTCTCACTTTGTTTATCGCTACTCATGCCTACATCTTCGTTTCCAGGCGCTCCAGCAACAGTTACCTGTCACCTTCAATGCCCCTGGAATGCTCCCCTACCGCTCAATAAATTGAACGCTAAGCTTCGGTATCAGACTTAAAACCCGCAAATTATCGACGCCCGTCCGCTTGACTAGTGAGCTATTACGCACTCTTTAAATGGTGGCTGCTTCTAAGCCAACATCCTAGCTGTCTCTGCAAACAAACAGTCTTTACATTACTTAGCCTGAATTTAGGGACCTTAGCTGTAGCTCTGGGTTGTTTCCCTCTCGGACATGGACCTTATCGCTCATGCCCTCACTCCCGGGTATGTCATACCGGCATTCGGAGTTCATCTGGGTTTGGTACCGTTGTGACAGCCCTAGCCCAATTGGTAGCTCTACCTCCGGCAGACTTGACCCCGAGGCTGTCCCTCAAGACATTTCGGGGAGTACGAGCTATCACCGAGTTTGATTGGCCTTTCACCCCTATCCACAGCTCATCCAAGCAGTTTTCAACCTACACTGGTTCGGACCTCCATACAGTTTTACCTGTACTTCATCCTGGCCATGGATAGATCACCCGGTTTCGCGTCTACGGCATGTTACTTTCGCTCTGTTCGAACTCGCTTTCGCTGCGGCTGCGACTCTGAAAGTCTTAACCTCGCAACATACCAGTAACTCGTAGGCTCATTATGCAAAAGGCACGCAGTCACGCCCCTGTCCGAAGACAGGTTTGCTCCTACAGTTTTGTAAGCGCACGGTTTCAGGTACTATTTCACTCCCTTCTTAAGGGTACTTTTCACCTTTCCCTCACGGTACTAGTTCACTATCGGTCACAAGAGAGTATTTAGCCTTACGAGATGGTTCTCGCAGATTCACACAGGACCTCACGTATCCCGTGCTACTCAGGATCCTCCTGTGCAGTTTTGGATTTCGTCTACAGGACTTTCACCTTGTTTCGTTTTACTTTCCAGTAAATTCGACTATCCTCTACCGTCACGTGTTGGAGTCCTACAACCCCGGCCCTGCCGAAACAGAAACCGGTTTGGGCTCGTCCCTTTTCGCTCGCCGCTACTCAGAGAATCACTTTTGTTTTCTTTTCCTCCGGGTACTGAGATGTTTCACTTCCCCGGGTTCGCCTCCCTTTCGGGATACCCCGCAAGCGGGGTGGGTTGCCCCATTCGGACATCTGCGGATAGTAGACTGCTTACGTCTCCCCGCAGCTTTTCGCAGTTAAGCCACGTCCTTCTTCGCCTTCTTGTGCCAAGGCATCCACCGTACGCCCTTAGTAACTTAACCAAAAAACCTTAGTATTGATGAGTATCACATCAACAGGAAAGTTTATACATTCACTAAGAACTTTTCCGTAAATGCTTTTGCATTGTTCTTTTCAGCTATGTCAAATAACACGCATCCTCTTAGGGATGCTTACACGTCACTACTTCGTGTGTGGAGCTTAACGGACTCGAACCGTTGACCCTCTGCTTGCAAAGCAGATGCTCTACCAACTGAGCTAAAGCCCCAAAAACAATTTCAGTCTTTTTCTTCGAGAACCTCAACTGTTAGTGGGCCTGAGTGGAGTTGAACCACTGACCTCACGCTTATCAGGCGTGCGCTCTAACCAACTGAGCTACAGGCCCAGGCTTAGAAACGGGCCAGCGAATCAGAATAATACCAATCCACTTCCACAAATACGCTTCATTGTAGCAAAACAATAAAAAATGTCGCCTCGTGAACTCCAAAGCCTGATAGCCGTCTCGGTACTTTTTGAGTTTGTCTCACCGTTGCCGATGAGCATTCTCCACTAAAAGGAGGTGATCCAGCCGCACCTTCCGGTACGGCTACCTTGTTACGACTTAGTCCCAGTTACCGGTCTTACCTTAAACGCAGACGCGTCTTCGGGTACTCCCGACTTCCATGACTTGACGGGCGGTGTGTACAAGGCCCGGGAACATATTCACCGTAGCATGCTGATCTACGATTACTAGCGATTCCAGCTTCACGGAGTCGAGTTGCAGACTCCGATCCGGACTAGGACGACTTTTAAGGGATTTCCTCCACCTCGCGGCTTTGCCCTTTGTAGTCGCCATTGTATCACGTGTGTAGCCCTGGACGTAAGGGCCATGAGGACTTGACGTCATCCCCTCCTTCCTCTCTACTTGCGTAGGCAGTTCAATTAGAGTCCTCAGCTTTACCTGCTAGCAACTAATTGTAGGGGTTGCGCTCGTTGCGGGACTTAACCCAACATCTCACGACACGAGCTGACGACAGCCATGCAGCACCTGTACTAGTTCCCCGAAGGACACTCCCTTTCAGGAGCTTTAACTAGCCTTTCAAGCCCAGGTAAGGTTCTTCGCGTTGCATCGAATTAAACCACATGATCCACCGCTTGTGCGGGCCCCCGTCAATTCCTTTGAGTTTCACTCTTGCGAGCGTACTTCCCAGGTGGAATACTTAATGCGTTAGCTGCGACACTGATCACGTATGACCAACATCTAGTATTCATCGTTTACGGCGTGGACTACCAGGGTATCTAATCCTGTTCGCTCCCCACGCTTTCGTGCCTGAGCGTCAGTTGTCGACCAGAAGACTGCCTTCGCCACTGGTGTTCTTTCCGATATCTACACATTCCACCGTTACACCGGAAATTCCATCTTCCTCTTCGACACTCTAGAATAACAGTATCGGAAGCACGTCATGTGTTGAGCACATGGATTTAACCCCCGACTTATTATTCCGCCTGCGCACCCTTTACACCCAGTAAATCCGGACAACGCTTGCCACCCCTGTATCACCGCGGCTGCTGGCACAGAGTTAGCCGTGGCTTATTCGCAGAGTACCGTCAGTCCCGGCAAGCCGGGATTTTCTTCTTCTGCAAAAGGACTTTACATTCCGAAGAACTTCATCATCCACGCGGCGTTGCTGCGTCAGGCTTTCGCCCATTGCGCAATATTCCTCACTGCTGCCTCCCGTAGGAGTCTGGACCGTGTCTCAGTTCCAATGTGGCTGATCATCCTCTCAGACCAGCTATCCGTCGTTGGCTTGGTAGGCTCTTACCCTACCAACTACCTGATGGAATATAGGCTTATCTACAGGCCATTCCTGATTTAACAACATAACCATGCGGTTCCGCTGCATCATCCGGTATTGTCCCCGATTTCTCGGGGTTATGCCGGTCCTGTAGGCAAATTACCTATACCTTACTCACCCTTGCGCCAAGTACTTGCAGCCGAAGCTGTTTTCCTTTGACTTGCATGTGTTAGGCACGCCGCCAGCGTTCGTCCTGAGCCAGGATCAAACTCTCCGTTGTAAAATAAAACAACTTGTTTGATCCGGCTATCGTACTTCGATGTTTTACTAACCATCAAAGCAATTGACTTTGGCGTTCACTTAGCAACAAATTCAAAGAACTTTCTTGTTCGACCCGCGTCGAGCAAGGGAAACAAACTTACACATTCAACCTCAACTTTCCAAAACTTTTCTTCGCTTTTTCACCCGCTTCCGCAGCTCGCGATTCTCTCGTTTTCCCTTCTCTCATGCTTGGTACAGAACATCTGGCTCTCTCGAACCAGCCCGCTTCCTTCAACGGGCTCTTAATGTAGAAAAAGAACCTTTTACCTCCAAACAAAAAACAGAAAAAAGAAAAAAAAGAGGCATGGGTTCAGAAGTCAACAACCTGTTGATTTATTGAATATTCGAGCTGTTGAACAGTTTGCGAAAAGATGCGGGAGATCCGATAGAGCAGAAACAGTCAGGAGATTGCTCTATAGGCCTCATACGCTATGTGAAGCCTATAGAGAGTAGTGGAATATCATGGACGATATGGAAGCGTACAGCCGCTTTCTTATCTTCCACTCATCATCTTTCAACAGACGGCTCAGACGCCTCCAGCGGCAGAGCATCGGGCTCGAAGGAAAGCTGGCGCGATCCGTGGGCAAATTCTTTTGCCGCTTCAACAAACCCCTTGAAGAGGGGATGAACGCTACGAACCCTTGATTTATACTCAGGATGAAACTGTACGCCGACAAACCAGCGATGATTCTTGAGTTCTATAATCTCGACAAGGTCACCGTTAGGAGATGTTCCGGAAAACAACATACCGTTTTTTTCAAACAGCTGGCGGTACTCGTTGTTGAACTCGTAACGGTGGCGGTGCCGCTCGTTGATAAGAAACTTGCCGTAAGCCTTGTGCACCTTGGTGCTTTCCTTGAGAATACAGGGATAGCTGCCCAGCCGCATGGTCCCACCTTTTTCCTTGACCTTTTTCTGGTGCTCCATCAAGTCAATGACCGGTTGGCGACACCGTTTATTGAATTCCGTTGAATTGGCCTCGCTGAAACCGCACACGTTACGAGCGAACTCAATCGTTGCGCACTGCATACCGAGACATATCCCCAGGAAAGGGATATTGTTCTCACGGGCATAACGAATGAAACTGATCTTGCCTTCTATACCTCTGTCACCGAAACCGGGAGCAACCAGCACGCCATGAACCCCTTTCAGAAACTCAGCACTGCTACCGCCGTTTTCCTCAGCATCTTCCGCCCTGAGCAGCCTGACATTCACCTTGACGTTGTTCATCGCCCCGGCATGTACAAAAGCCTCGAGAATCGACTTGTACGCATCGGGATATTCGGTATACTTTCCGCATATCGCGATCGTCACCTCTCCATCCGTCGGATGTTTCACCTTGTTACAGAAGTCCCGCCAGTAGGAAAGCTCAGGATCCTTGTACTTCTTGATATTGAGCTTTTTCAGAACACGCTTGTCGAGCTGTTCGTTCAGCAACATCAACGGTACGTCATAGATCGTCCCGCAATCGTTCAGACCGATGACATCTGATTCATGAAGGTTGCAGAAGTGCCCGACCTTGTTTTTAATCTCTCTTGAAAGCGGCTTTTCGCTCCGGCAAACAAGAATGTCCGGCTGAATTCCGGTTTCAAGCAACATCTTGACGCTGTGCTGCGTCGGTTTGGTCTTGAGTTCACAGGCCGCCTTGATGTAAGGCACAAGGGTCAAATG comes from Prosthecochloris marina and encodes:
- a CDS encoding CTP synthase — protein: MARPKNVKHIFVTGGVVSSLGKGILSASLGLLLKSRSLRVAIQKYDPYINVDPGTMSPYQHGEVYVTDDGAETDLDLGHYERFLDEPTSQASNLTMGRVYKSVIDKERQGEYLGGTVQVVPHVIDEIKEKMNEQAKNGSLDILITEIGGTIGDIESLPFLEAMRQLKLDLGPKNLLNIHLTLVPYIKAACELKTKPTQHSVKMLLETGIQPDILVCRSEKPLSREIKNKVGHFCNLHESDVIGLNDCGTIYDVPLMLLNEQLDKRVLKKLNIKKYKDPELSYWRDFCNKVKHPTDGEVTIAICGKYTEYPDAYKSILEAFVHAGAMNNVKVNVRLLRAEDAEENGGSSAEFLKGVHGVLVAPGFGDRGIEGKISFIRYARENNIPFLGICLGMQCATIEFARNVCGFSEANSTEFNKRCRQPVIDLMEHQKKVKEKGGTMRLGSYPCILKESTKVHKAYGKFLINERHRHRYEFNNEYRQLFEKNGMLFSGTSPNGDLVEIIELKNHRWFVGVQFHPEYKSRVRSVHPLFKGFVEAAKEFAHGSRQLSFEPDALPLEASEPSVER